One Mus musculus strain C57BL/6J chromosome 2, GRCm38.p6 C57BL/6J genomic window, ttggaagagcagtcgggtgctcttacccactgagccatctcaccagccctgttctttcttttttaaaatatttatttttaatgtatgtgagtacactatagctgacttcagacaccagaaaaggccatcggatcccattacagatgggtgtaagcccccatgtggttgctgggaattgaactcaggacctagtaggaagagcagtcagtgcttctaaccgctgagccatctctccagccctgttctcTTAGTCTTTCTTGCTACCCTCAACCTGCAACTGCAGTGCCAGCCACTTTGTAGACTGCTGTCATGGCTGAGTGAGATGATCCACAAGCCCTGAGACTGTGGGGATGCTCACACTGAGGTCCTGGATGGTCTGGGGTCTGAgctctcctctccatcctcttaTTCTCTGCCTTCACTCCATCTCAGCCGTATTTGGGTACTCAGACTTTACCATGTCTAGACCATTGGCAGAATCATTGCAGGTGGGTGTCAAATTCTATACTAGTggcatattttactttattttccaaAAACTTTTGCCTggtggtggtacactcctttaatccctaCACTAAcaggccagaggcaggtggatctgtgagtttgaagccagcctgatctatagagtgagtgccaggacagccagggttacacagagaaaccttgtctctaaaaaccaaaaagaaaaaaacaaacaaacctttcaGGCAGCCCCTGCCTGATGGCCCTGTGAGTATTGAGTATCCCTTCTTCCTTGTAGGGCCCCTTGAGTCCTGTTCTCCAACTCAAAGTTCTGTTCTAACACACCTGGGCAGAGCAAATGTACTGAATATGGCCTCTGGAGCTCACAGTCTGGTTATAATTTATCATTGCAGGACCAACTTGTTCCCTCAGGTGCATGGTGCCAGCCAAGTGACCTTGGgtggtctgtcttagtcagggtttcactgcacaaacatcatgaccaagaagcaagttggggaggaaagggtttattcagcttacatttccacattgctgttcatcactcaaagaagtcagaactggaactcaagcaggtcaggaagcaggagctgatgcagaggccatggagggatgttctttactggcttgcttctcctggcttgctcagcctgctctcttatagaacccaagactaccagcccagagatggcaccacccacaaggggcctctccccccttgatcactaattgagaaaatgccttacagcggggtctcatggaggcatctccccaactgaagctcctttctctgtgataactccagcttgtgtcaagttgacacccaaaaccagccagtacactggtctgtctgtctgtctgtctgtctatctatgtttttcaaagcagggtttctctgtatagtcctggttgtcttgtaactcactttgtagatcaggctggctttgaactcacagacatccacctgcctctacctccagagtactAGGATTCAAGGCGTGCGCCTCACTCCCCGGCTTCTTCCGCTTGACTACTCATTGTGTCCTCCACACAGGATACAGGCTTCACTGTGGGcaggtatcttagttagggttttactggtatgaacagacaccatgaccaactcaagtcttataaaggacaacatgtaattggggctggcttacagattcagaggttcagttcattatcatcgagtggggagcagggtagcatctaggcaggcatggcacaggaggagctgagagttctgtatcttcatctgaaggctgttagtagAAGACttgccttccaggcagctaggatgagggtcttaagcctatgcccatagtgacacacctactccaacaaggccatacctcctaatagcgcCATTTCCTAGGCCAAGCATACACAGACCACCACAGCAGGTGACATGGGAAGGGACAGAGTTGGGACCAGAGCTCAGAGGCTGCCCTGAGTTGGTGTTAGCAGCTGGTAATGATGTCTACCTTCTACCCTTAGGTCACCATTGGCATGTTCCTGCTCTCTGGGGACCCCTGTTTCAAGACGTGAGTGTCATCCTGGCTATAAGTGGGAACGGGGGCTATGAGatagtctttctttcttcaggttcTGGGGTACCCCTGGCTCCGCTTGATTCTGAAATTGGAGCACCCCAGTCACATACCCCTCTGTCCTCCTAAGGCCACCGTCTACCGCCAAATCCATCTCCATCCCGGGCCAGGACTCCTCCCTGCAGCTGACGTGTAAAGGTGGTGGGACCAGCagcggtggcagcagcagcaccaaTTCCCTAACTGGATCCCGGCCCCCCAAGACCCGGCCCACCATCCTGGGCTCAGGTACCATCTTCATCTGCTTATCTCTCCCCTGCCTATGACCACCTTCTCCCCTGAACATTCTGTCCCAGGAAAATGCTTATCAAGAGGTAGGTGCAGGCATGGTAGGCAAGATGTCTTCACTCACaagacagagacaaaaggatctgtgagttccaggccagccagggctatcagtgagaccttgtttcaaaaagagGGTGATAGGGTGGTAGAAGGGGCAGCGTGCTTCTGCTGGTTCTGCCATTGATCGTGAGTGAATACCATGATAGCTTCAACCCCACATACCCTCCTAGAGCTACTCAGTACTGGGAGGTGGAGAAGCCCCAAGGTGAATAGTGAGCAGATAGCACATGTCTGGAGCTGGCCCTCCAGACCTGAGACCTAGGGTAGACCTAACTACCAGGGCTTGGCTTTTCCCTACGCCCAGCTTTCTTGCAGACCCAGCATCCAGGGGAGGTCCAGTGCAGAAAGCTGCTGTTGCTACCTGCCTTGACTTGCTGTGTATAGGCAGAGGGGCTTCCCGGCACCATTGTGCTCTCTGTCTTATGGAGGCTGGTGAGCAGAGGAGACAAGGTTATCTCAGCACAGGAGTTGCCCTTGAGTAAACAGTTCTGTTCTGGGCAGAGTAGTACTTGAAGACCCATGTGTCTTAGCAGCTGGTTCCCCTGCCTGCCACATGCACAAAACATGTTGAGAACCTGAGCTGGCTTAGCCCATGTGTATCATCCCAGAGTgggaaggtagaggcaagaggatctgaagttcaatctacatagtaaattcaaagctggcctggactacagaggaccctatcttaaaataaaaaatgggcatggtggtgcacatctttcaTCCCAGacgtcagaggcaggtggatctctgagttagaggcagCTTGGTCTTTATCATGAGTTTTAGGTCATTTGccgagtgagaccctatctcaaaagaccaAACAAAACCCTACATGGCTTTGGTTGGAATCCGGGCAGACCAGATTTCATCCAGTAGCCTGGTTGTTTATACACGCTCATCTCCAGTGGAGGAGGAAAGGGTGAGTCCGGTCCTCCCCTTCTGTGTTGGTTGGCAGGACTCGGATGTATGCATTCTAGGTCCATGCCTAGGCCCACCTAGTTCTCTTGTGTTTACAGCTGGGGAGCACAAGGGAAGTTTGCTTTGAAATGACCTGGAGCATCCTCCACCCAGACCTACCCTTTTCCCAGATTTGTCCCTGAACCCAAGCTCTTGTCAGTTTTAAGGCCTTTAGTATGCCATCCCACATGGAAGACCCTGTGCCTGCTGCCTGCGTCTCCCCTCCTTGGTGTCCTAACACGGCATTAGGTGGTCTGGGAAGAGCCTTCCCTGATCCACAGACTGACCAGGCCTTGCACGTGTGCTGCTTTAGCGTCACACCACTCACCATGATTGTAGATAACTGGCTAAAGGTCTGTGACAGATGTATTCCCAACAGCTGTGGAATGGGTTACCTGGGTACCGAGAGTAGCATGTGGCTTATAGCAGATTGCTGCTTCTCTAGCCCTTGGTCTTCAGTCTGCAGAATGGAGTCACAGTGCCCCATGGAAGGCTTGTTGAGGTTACAAGTGAGGTAGCACCTTAATGGAGCTTTGCGCCTCTCCCCAGGACTACCAGAGGAGCCAGACCAGAGCCTGTCCAGTCCTGAGGAGGTGTTCCACTCTGGCCACTCCCGCAACTCCAGCTATGCCAGCCAGCAGTCCAAGCTATCTGGTGAGTGGTCGGGACCTAACCCTGGGACCTCCCACAGCCCTGGGCCCCTGTGATCACCTCCCCAATATTGTCCACCCCCCAGGCTACAGTACAGAGCACTCTCGCTCCTCCAGCCTGTCTGACTTGACACACCGCAGAAATACATCCACCAGCAGCAGCGCCTCTGGTGGCCTCAGTATGGCTGTAGAGGGTCCTGAGGGCATGGAGAGGGAGCATCGGCCCTCTGAGAAGCCACCTCGGCCTCCTGAGAAGCCCCCACGCCCCCCACGCCCCTTGCATCTATCAGATCGCTCTTTTCGGTGAGTCTCATTGTTTGGGGCTGCCTGGTAAACAGTTATTCCAGTGCTCCCTTCAGTGCTCCCTTCAGTGCTCCCTGCAGTGCTCCCTCCAGCTCTTTGCATCTGCCCACACAGGGTTAGACAGAGTAGAGTCTCCATCTCAGCGTGCCAAATGATTATGCTGTAACCAAGGGCTGAGTGTAAAAGTGCTGCCGGGGGTGGGTCTGTGTGTAATGTGTATAGACACGACACACCTTGTCTGAGCACACAGGTAGTTTGGCTTCAGGGAGGCTCCTTAGCCCCTTAGTCCTAGTCTGTTGCTTGTCAGCACCCTCCCCTGAGATGAATGAGGTGAAAGGGTGGCTAAAGTGAAGTGCATAATGGGGTGTGCATAAAATGCTTTAGagttgtaggtgctgggagcatACTTGTCTTGCTGCTGAACTTGTCACTGTGCCGTCATAATTCTGTCCCTCTCCCCCAAGGCGAAAGAAAGACTCTGTGGAGAGCCACCCAACCTGGGTAGATGACACTCGAATTGATGCAGACGACATTGTGGAGAAGATAATGCAGAGCCAGGACTTCACTGATGGCAGCAACACTGAGGGTGAGCTGCTCACTCCAAGCCAGCTGGGGTAAGGGTGGCCTCCAGAGGCTGTCCCTGTCTGTCCCTCTTAGCCTCATCCTCCCTTTTGTCCCCACAGACAGTAACCTTCGGCTGTTCGTGAGCCGTGATGGCTCCACCACACTGAGCGGCATTCAGCTGGGCAACAGGTAGGGGCGGGGACAGGGAGGTGAGACAACCATGGGATCCCCAGCTTCAAACATTCTTGTTACCAGTGACCTTGGGCCCCACCACCTTCAGAGTCCTTTGCTAACTATGCCTTCCCATAGGCCTTTGTACAAAGTGATCTGCAGTATTTATGGTTCCCCAGGCCTTTGAGGCAGTGAGTGAGAGTAGTGTCCAGTGTGCAGGGGCGTCCTGGGGCGTTTCCTTGTGTTCCTGGGAGCTAGGAACATGTCTTTGGAACTTCTGCATCCAGAGCACAAAAACTTTGGAGTATGTCTTGTGCTGCTCTGCTGACCCCTGTTGGCTGAGACTAGAAATTACAACCACCCTCTCCCATCAGTCCTGGGCTGCCTAGGGTGGAAGAGCAAGAAACCACAGGAACCTCCTTAGGCCATTTGCAAAATGAGAAGCCAAGATTGGAGGAGGGAAACTAACCTGGAGGAGAATAGATGTggccccttccctttctcctgccTTCTTAATGAATCTTAGCAGTCCTCCAAACCTGTTTTCATTTGTCAGATGACACAGGGAACAGTTTCTCCTTGCCAGGGTCACTATGAGAGGACTGGTCCACCCAGGTGGGTACACAGCAGGTGTCCAGAGGGGACCAGGCACAGCTGTGgaccccaccatcaccaccaccactaccaactcTGATGCTATTTCTGTCACCCTGAGCAAATGACTGAACACCTCTGGGGCCTCAGTTTCTGCCGGACTGTTAAAGACTGGCAGAGTAACTGCATGTGAAGCTCTCTGGCCAGGGGATTGCTCGGCAACTGCAATTTCTCAACTGCTCACCTTTCTCCACCCTGCAGAGTCTCCTCGGGAGTCTACGAGCCAGTCGTAATTGAGAGCCACTGAGGGACCCAGGAGTCCGGCTGAAGAAGGGTCCTGCCATCTCTGGCACCCAGGCCCGTGGCATTCCTGGAGGATCTGCTCTGCATTGCATCTGTGCCTCCTCTTACTCTAGCCACACTGGCCCCCAAAGCGTCATTCCATTTTCCTCCCATCCACCCTGGAACCACTGGTCCTGGGTGCCACTGTGAATATTGTCCTCCGAACCACTAGAAAATGGGGCAAGATGGAGCTGGCCAGGACTGCCCTGACTGGAGAGGACCTGGGCCCAGCAAAGGACACAGCCATTCCATGTTGGGTGCTTGTGGCCTGccccatccctccatcccccacGACCCACTTCAGGAGCAGCAGCTTCAGCCAGGCTGACGGGGCACTTGCTCCATTGTCCCTGCCCTTCACGAGCTGGGCCACCCCAGAACCCTGCCACCTGTGACCCTCTGCTTACTGCTTCACTGTCTTTTCTCTATCCTGAGGAGACCTGCAGGCAGCTCTCTCCTGGGAGCTAAGACCTCAAACCCCACACTCTGGATTGAGACCCCACCTCCTTAACTGTCCTCCTGCTGCCCTGCAGCCTGCACTTTGCACATGCTTGTCCCCAGCACAGCCACCGGCCCTTGCCCTTCTCCAGACCTCCTGGGTGCTGTCTGCTGTGCAACCAGACCTAGGGTACAGTCGCCCGGCTGGAACGTGGCACTACCCCTTCCCTCTAATTAACCCCAAACTCAGACCCAAGACCGGAGCCTAGAAGGGCCTGAGCATCATGGTTCCATCTGCCCAGGGCTGGGTCCTGAGCAGCTGGCCTTCCTGCAGGAAAGGAAGGACGAGGCCCAGCCGTGCTGGGTAAGCAAAGGCCTTTTCCCCTGCTCTCATGTCAGCCGGCCTGGGCTGGGTTCCAGGCTAGAGAGTCAGCCAGGTGGCCTGTGACTGGGTGAACTGGAGCTGGCTTCCTGCCAGACGAGCCTCAGCCCTCCTGGGCAAGGGGTGTGCTTTCCCTGGGGAGTCTTCCCCCTACTACTCACCCTCTTGGTACCTCCCCAACCCCAGCACTTTCTGTCCTATAATTTGCTTAAGGAGAGTATAGGCTGCCAGCTCAGCCCTGGATAAATTCCCACCCCCTTAAGTTTCACTCACTTTGTATCAACCCAGCAGGCTGGTGTTTCCTTGGCCCCTTAAGGTGTTTTTCCTCCTGAGTTCACAGTTCTTGTATTCCTTCCACCCCAACAAGGGGAGATAGGTGCCTCTGTTCCCCATTCCACCTGCACCCCAGC contains:
- the Fam102a gene encoding protein FAM102A; translation: MAFLMKKKKFKFQTTFTLEELTAVPFVNGVLFCKVRLLDGGDFVSLSSREEVQENCVRWRKRFTFVCKMSANPATGLLDPCIFRVSVRKELKGGKAYSKLGFTDLNLAEFAGSGSTVRCCLLEGYDTKNTRQDNSILKVTIGMFLLSGDPCFKTPPSTAKSISIPGQDSSLQLTCKGGGTSSGGSSSTNSLTGSRPPKTRPTILGSGLPEEPDQSLSSPEEVFHSGHSRNSSYASQQSKLSGYSTEHSRSSSLSDLTHRRNTSTSSSASGGLSMAVEGPEGMEREHRPSEKPPRPPEKPPRPPRPLHLSDRSFRRKKDSVESHPTWVDDTRIDADDIVEKIMQSQDFTDGSNTEDSNLRLFVSRDGSTTLSGIQLGNRVSSGVYEPVVIESH